One window from the genome of Synechococcus sp. PROS-7-1 encodes:
- a CDS encoding NADPH-dependent assimilatory sulfite reductase hemoprotein subunit: protein MSQSSVESATESITARLPKAEQRKLDSRHLRDPLLEELSNELPYFSEDALQLLKFHGSYQQDDRDKREKGKDKTWQMMLRLRSPAGRIPAQLFLAMDDLSNRLGDGTLRATTRQAFQMHGIPKGDLKEVIGTIVQNMGSTLAACGDINRNVMAPAAPYARGAYPAARQLADEIADVLSPEAGEASYLDLWIDGDLSYRIRPSRSVKAVRSRQRDSNIFSGSNDEPLYGDTYLPRKFKVAVTVPGDNSVDLLTQDIGLVAFTDATGALIGCNVYVGGGMGRTHNKDETFARVADPLGYVAASEVLDLVQAILALQRDHGDRQIRRHARMKYLLHDKGVSWFRNELTQNYFRGDLKGLRNEPKAKLSDYLGWHRQQPGVWFVGIPLLCGRLEGSFKAGLREIVDRYQLELRLTPNQDLLLCNIGSSQRNSVRDALSDLGIHTPEAPPPLARHAIACPALPTCGLAITESERILPQVLERLDAQLSKLEIEKSLLFRMTGCPNGCARPYMAELALVGSGVNQYQLWLGGSANLQRLAKPFLQRMSLDELENTLEPLFVSWKEAGGRRGFGDHVSRLGDERVAELLASAH, encoded by the coding sequence GTGAGTCAGTCCAGTGTGGAATCCGCCACGGAATCAATCACTGCCAGGCTGCCGAAGGCTGAGCAACGCAAGCTTGACAGTCGTCATCTGCGCGACCCCCTGCTCGAGGAGCTTTCTAACGAACTCCCCTACTTCAGTGAAGATGCTCTTCAGTTGCTGAAATTTCACGGCAGCTACCAGCAAGACGACCGGGACAAGCGCGAAAAAGGCAAAGACAAGACCTGGCAGATGATGCTGCGGCTGCGCAGCCCCGCTGGCCGGATCCCTGCCCAGCTCTTCCTAGCCATGGATGACCTGTCCAATCGCCTGGGCGATGGCACCCTGCGAGCAACGACTCGACAGGCCTTTCAGATGCACGGCATCCCGAAAGGAGATTTGAAGGAAGTGATTGGAACCATCGTTCAAAATATGGGCTCCACCCTGGCGGCCTGTGGAGACATCAACCGCAACGTCATGGCGCCTGCTGCGCCCTATGCCAGAGGCGCTTACCCAGCGGCACGTCAATTGGCCGATGAAATTGCGGACGTTCTCAGTCCCGAGGCTGGTGAAGCCTCCTATCTCGACTTGTGGATCGATGGAGATCTCAGTTATCGCATTCGACCTTCGAGATCGGTGAAGGCGGTCCGGTCACGTCAACGCGATTCCAACATTTTTTCTGGTAGCAACGACGAGCCTCTCTATGGCGACACCTATCTCCCAAGAAAGTTCAAGGTGGCCGTGACGGTCCCTGGAGACAATTCTGTTGACCTCTTAACCCAGGACATCGGTCTTGTGGCTTTCACCGATGCCACAGGGGCCCTCATTGGCTGCAATGTCTATGTGGGAGGCGGCATGGGCCGCACCCACAACAAGGATGAGACCTTTGCGAGGGTCGCTGACCCCCTTGGTTATGTCGCAGCAAGCGAAGTGCTTGATCTGGTGCAGGCGATCCTGGCCCTGCAGCGGGATCACGGTGATCGGCAGATCCGGCGGCACGCCCGGATGAAATATCTTCTCCACGACAAAGGCGTGTCCTGGTTCAGGAACGAGCTCACGCAGAACTACTTCCGTGGTGATCTGAAGGGTCTTCGCAACGAACCGAAAGCGAAACTCAGTGATTACCTCGGTTGGCACCGACAGCAACCTGGTGTTTGGTTTGTCGGTATTCCTCTGCTCTGCGGACGGCTGGAAGGTTCATTCAAGGCTGGGCTACGCGAAATCGTTGATCGCTACCAGCTTGAACTGCGTTTAACGCCCAACCAGGACCTGCTTCTTTGCAACATCGGCAGCTCCCAGCGAAATTCCGTGCGTGACGCCCTCTCGGATCTTGGGATCCATACGCCGGAGGCACCGCCACCGCTTGCCCGTCATGCCATTGCCTGCCCTGCTTTGCCAACCTGCGGGCTTGCCATCACAGAATCCGAACGCATCCTTCCTCAGGTCCTTGAGCGTCTGGATGCCCAACTCAGCAAGCTCGAAATCGAGAAGTCCTTGCTGTTTCGCATGACCGGATGTCCCAATGGTTGTGCTCGTCCGTATATGGCTGAGCTCGCGCTTGTCGGCAGTGGTGTGAATCAGTACCAGTTGTGGCTTGGTGGAAGTGCCAACCTGCAACGTCTGGCGAAACCCTTCTTGCAACGCATGTCGCTGGATGAGCTCGAGAACACTCTGGAACCCCTCTTTGTGAGCTGGAAGGAAGCGGGTGGACGAAGAGGCTTTGGTGATCACGTGAGCCGATTGGGTGACGAACGGGTTGCCGAACTGCTCGCTTCTGCGCACTAG
- a CDS encoding M15 family metallopeptidase: protein MRRPWSDVAIKDCGEPLESLRRAFLCLEPHPYAELGAPYGPLGDPFRVRSGVLTRLVQVQNHLTQHQDPELGPIQLLVFDAWRPVSVQAFMVEHAVKEECERRGLEPTMPHWALALEDVQRDVGRFWAPPSDDPSMPPPHSTGGAIDLTLADPHGTSLMMGGEIDAIGPQSLPDHYASAASANPSSPEALWHQRRSTLHAAMAEAGFVRHPNEWWHFSYGDQLWAWTIKASMARYGRVDGN from the coding sequence ATGCGCCGGCCCTGGAGTGATGTGGCCATCAAGGATTGCGGTGAACCGCTGGAGTCACTCAGACGGGCGTTTCTCTGTCTTGAACCCCATCCCTACGCAGAACTTGGGGCTCCTTACGGACCTTTGGGTGACCCCTTCAGGGTGCGCTCGGGCGTGTTGACCCGTCTCGTTCAAGTGCAAAACCATCTCACCCAGCATCAGGATCCCGAGTTAGGTCCGATTCAGTTGCTTGTGTTTGATGCCTGGCGTCCCGTCAGTGTTCAAGCCTTCATGGTGGAGCACGCAGTCAAGGAGGAATGTGAGCGGCGAGGACTTGAACCGACCATGCCTCACTGGGCATTGGCGCTGGAGGACGTGCAGCGCGATGTTGGGCGTTTCTGGGCACCACCAAGTGATGACCCTTCGATGCCACCCCCTCACAGCACGGGAGGAGCGATCGATCTAACGCTGGCCGATCCGCATGGAACATCCCTGATGATGGGGGGAGAGATTGATGCGATTGGCCCTCAGTCACTGCCAGATCACTATGCATCTGCTGCAAGTGCCAATCCCAGCAGTCCTGAAGCCCTCTGGCATCAGCGCCGATCAACGTTGCATGCAGCCATGGCCGAAGCCGGATTTGTCCGACATCCCAATGAATGGTGGCACTTCAGCTATGGCGATCAGCTGTGGGCTTGGACCATAAAGGCCTCAATGGCCAGGTATGGCCGCGTCGATGGCAACTAG